The following are from one region of the Haloactinomyces albus genome:
- a CDS encoding DUF5947 family protein: MPSPLATSRLRQFAQRPVTSVRGSSAESSEEHCDLCAEPMPTATHRHLLDVSTGTVSCACRACGILFDHQAAGGGHYRLIRSRPRRLDEFDLDDVMWASLGIPVGLAFLVHSSAADQVTAFYPNPMGMMQSVLEAETWQEITASNPVLSGMDSDVEALLINRLGEARQHWLLPVDDCYRLVALVRTHWKGFTGGTEVWQHVERFFEDLPQ, translated from the coding sequence ATGCCGAGCCCACTCGCCACGTCCCGGCTGCGCCAGTTCGCGCAACGGCCCGTCACCTCGGTCCGGGGCTCCTCGGCGGAGAGTTCCGAGGAACACTGTGACTTGTGCGCCGAGCCGATGCCCACCGCCACCCACCGGCACCTGCTCGACGTTTCCACGGGAACCGTCTCCTGCGCATGCCGAGCCTGCGGAATCCTGTTCGATCATCAGGCAGCCGGTGGTGGACATTATCGGCTCATTCGCTCCCGGCCGCGTCGGCTGGACGAATTCGACCTCGACGACGTGATGTGGGCGAGTCTGGGCATCCCGGTCGGTCTTGCTTTCCTCGTCCACAGCAGTGCCGCGGATCAGGTCACGGCCTTCTACCCCAACCCCATGGGGATGATGCAGTCGGTCCTGGAAGCCGAAACATGGCAGGAGATCACAGCCTCCAACCCCGTTTTGTCCGGTATGGACAGCGATGTGGAGGCGTTGCTGATCAATCGCCTCGGCGAAGCACGGCAGCATTGGCTGCTTCCCGTGGACGATTGCTATCGGCTGGTGGCACTGGTGCGCACGCACTGGAAGGGCTTCACCGGAGGGACGGAGGTCTGGCAGCACGTCGAGCGGTTCTTCGAGGATCTGCCCCAGTGA
- a CDS encoding NifU family protein, translated as MPWDNEQAREQVRRVESALSALESQPEAITGARAVEAVETLVAVYGDCLARVMQCIEESGHGEVTEALATDELVSHLLLVHDLHPVDTETRVQQALEEVRHSLGSHGGEIHLAEVADGVVRVRIEVQGCPSTVEKLRLAVEEAIAKAAPDIERVEAEEATSETAAVIPVEALFSGGRVAETG; from the coding sequence ATGCCGTGGGACAATGAGCAAGCCAGGGAGCAGGTGCGCCGAGTCGAATCGGCGCTCTCCGCGCTCGAGTCCCAGCCGGAAGCGATCACCGGTGCCCGGGCCGTGGAGGCGGTGGAGACGCTCGTCGCCGTCTACGGCGACTGCCTCGCTCGGGTGATGCAGTGTATCGAGGAATCCGGCCACGGTGAGGTGACCGAGGCGCTGGCCACCGACGAACTGGTCTCCCACCTGCTTTTGGTCCACGATCTGCACCCCGTGGACACCGAGACCCGGGTACAGCAGGCGCTGGAGGAGGTGCGTCACTCGCTCGGGTCCCACGGTGGCGAGATACACCTGGCCGAGGTGGCCGACGGGGTGGTCCGGGTTCGCATCGAGGTCCAGGGCTGTCCGTCCACGGTCGAGAAGCTGCGACTCGCCGTGGAAGAGGCGATCGCCAAGGCGGCCCCCGACATCGAACGGGTCGAGGCCGAGGAAGCGACATCGGAGACGGCCGCGGTGATCCCGGTCGAGGCGCTCTTTTCGGGCGGACGGGTCGCGGAGACCGGGTGA
- a CDS encoding nickel-dependent hydrogenase large subunit produces MTQQKTAGSDQRNLVDVAFDPITRIIGNLGIYTKVDFANQRVEECKSTSSLFRGYSVFMKGKDPRDSHFITSRICGICGDNHAVCSIYAQNMAYGVKTPPLGEWIMNLGEAAEFMFDHTIFQDNMVFIDYSEKMVSETNPSVLARAEQTEAPRGHIHGYRTIADIMRSFNPFEGAMYKQALEMSRVTREMCCLMEGRHVHPSTLYPGGVGTVATPQVFTDYQVRLVRVLDFVKQGVAMNDDVFDFFYEALPGYEEVGRRRTLLGCWGCFQNPDSVDYQYRTMNNWGKDMYVTPGIIVDNELVTNNLIDINLGMRILVGNSYYEDWTNEETFVSRDPVGNPVDQHHPWNQTTLPAPQKRDLEGGKYSWVMSPRWYDQRTGDHLALDSGGGPLARLWSTALSGLVNTPYVRSTGHSVEIDVPKGQSLPDMQLEWRPPSFPNTLERNRARLYFVAYAAAMAQHFLDKAMAEVRSGNTKVFEDFTVPDEAIGVGFHEAVRGVLSHHLVIKDGKIANYHPYPPTPWNGSPRDNYGTPGPYEDAVQGQPIFEENGPDNFKGIDIMRTVRSFDPCLPCGVHMYTGEGRLLDQQSHSPMFGAGA; encoded by the coding sequence ATGACCCAGCAGAAGACCGCAGGATCCGATCAGCGCAACCTCGTGGATGTGGCGTTCGATCCGATCACTCGCATCATCGGCAACCTCGGGATCTACACGAAGGTCGATTTTGCGAATCAGCGAGTCGAGGAATGCAAGAGCACATCCTCGCTCTTCCGCGGTTACAGCGTCTTCATGAAGGGGAAGGACCCGCGCGATTCGCATTTCATCACCAGTCGGATCTGCGGTATCTGCGGTGACAATCACGCTGTCTGCTCGATCTATGCGCAGAACATGGCCTACGGCGTCAAGACGCCGCCCCTGGGCGAATGGATCATGAATCTCGGGGAGGCGGCCGAGTTCATGTTCGACCACACCATCTTCCAGGACAACATGGTCTTCATCGACTACTCCGAGAAGATGGTCTCCGAAACCAACCCGAGCGTGCTCGCCCGGGCCGAGCAGACCGAGGCTCCGCGCGGCCACATTCACGGCTACCGGACCATCGCCGACATCATGCGCTCGTTCAATCCTTTCGAGGGCGCGATGTACAAGCAGGCACTGGAAATGAGCCGCGTGACCCGCGAGATGTGCTGCCTGATGGAGGGGCGGCACGTGCACCCCTCGACCTTGTATCCAGGCGGGGTCGGCACGGTGGCCACGCCACAGGTGTTCACCGACTACCAGGTCCGGCTGGTTCGCGTTCTGGACTTCGTCAAGCAGGGCGTCGCCATGAACGACGATGTCTTCGACTTCTTCTACGAGGCGCTGCCCGGCTACGAGGAGGTCGGCAGACGACGTACCCTGCTCGGCTGCTGGGGATGCTTCCAGAACCCCGATTCGGTCGACTATCAGTACCGGACCATGAACAACTGGGGTAAGGACATGTACGTCACCCCCGGGATCATCGTCGACAACGAACTCGTCACCAACAATCTGATCGACATCAACCTCGGGATGCGGATTCTGGTCGGCAACTCCTATTACGAGGACTGGACGAACGAGGAAACCTTCGTTTCCCGCGACCCGGTCGGTAACCCGGTCGACCAGCATCACCCCTGGAACCAGACCACGTTGCCCGCACCGCAGAAGCGAGACCTCGAGGGCGGCAAGTACAGCTGGGTGATGTCCCCCCGCTGGTACGACCAGCGCACCGGCGACCACCTGGCCCTGGACAGTGGTGGCGGTCCGCTGGCGCGGCTGTGGTCCACCGCGCTGTCCGGCCTGGTCAACACTCCCTACGTGCGCTCGACCGGGCACAGCGTCGAGATCGACGTGCCCAAGGGCCAGTCGCTGCCGGACATGCAGCTGGAATGGCGGCCGCCGTCGTTCCCGAACACCCTCGAACGAAACCGCGCCCGGTTGTACTTCGTCGCCTACGCTGCGGCGATGGCCCAGCACTTCCTGGACAAGGCAATGGCGGAGGTGCGGTCCGGGAACACCAAGGTGTTCGAGGACTTCACCGTGCCGGACGAGGCCATCGGGGTCGGGTTCCACGAGGCCGTGCGCGGAGTGCTCTCGCACCACCTCGTGATCAAGGACGGCAAGATCGCGAACTACCACCCGTACCCGCCGACACCGTGGAACGGCAGCCCTCGGGACAACTACGGCACGCCCGGCCCCTACGAGGACGCCGTGCAGGGACAGCCCATCTTCGAGGAGAACGGGCCGGACAACTTCAAGGGCATCGACATCATGCGCACGGTCCGCAGCTTCGACCCGTGCCTGCCCTGCGGTGTGCACATGTACACCGGCGAGGGCAGGCTCCTCGATCAGCAGAGCCACTCGCCGATGTTCGGCGCAGGCGCGTAG